One Lucilia cuprina isolate Lc7/37 chromosome 4, ASM2204524v1, whole genome shotgun sequence DNA segment encodes these proteins:
- the LOC111676539 gene encoding uncharacterized protein LOC111676539, whose amino-acid sequence MINMRPYVPSNRIAIRDSIDEDISDDVDDEVFIKDSKTSKMSEEKGLKRPLMAPRRKNGKSHNSVPIMKKHRRCCWRCCEPFCYGLAALTIIIALISLIALILTMVPVSMQKIKFWLHHQKISPSFSMVINDDGQKSYGDSMGSEFVPCTQISVQKLWSRTFPRMNSESPVRKADLNGDDVTDIIFGFGVDDNIQYEGYPLPKCKSPIQGDEVPCEGGVIAVNGVNGDLLWQTWSVANVFSLLCTVDINQDGYPDCVAAGRLGMIFAINGRNGNNIWEFREVEVETNSPIVMDLYTINIVRDLDGDEISEILAVHLEEREESKAGHIKVISGKTGKVIRTIPTPFKEEVFVPVQIITKEDGTELLLIITGGQSTAGGVYSIRLLSLMKFTSEKEFTPLYQHKHSGLMVPSVLTDITGDHVADIVVSSFNSTVMAFDGRNFSMLWNFTFPSSESVSAIVPGHFNHDNVTDFMVKYNTGPGFPVYYYSQTTILDGRNGKPLLDAMMTDSGGSNSLLGGVSISQTFGGDFFLHWQMQCRDKYDAKDAYEFIPDSDIILQARADTCRLRYNTSSVVKLYAIARHIEPPGAVLFSTDDLEVHLNRTQHVSLVSTHKTPKSPLKHPKLLKKLLANKELLEKVVAAEKLESLEKSKNQFRQETARNRLLPPELIQEALEKNEPPVVDTYEALKQLNSPYYGNVGYGGSSPALREFQKEYDVIEPQRVPEDYENAYPDNEVPQIVPANEHPIRLRTKYPGNRDIRSDVPTFDEDSNSTASLPTGGVPQNNLEKDEPLSLWDLEREKEERDAMKKQQQEQQNYDVQEQEQQLLQNAQIEDFIGGVNPEKRKKRDDVATSNENDDWFLASISSTGVLMKSLNNTRSSIDFAFVLNIRESEAYPPLFKPQDLNCVEEKISAYKSYTMDNQRALRKQFLKQCLNERLVNINPDLPKYESQLVITRLSITCTCRFLQPGEVCSELDDIQQQKWTEFMGNDGNGFYRN is encoded by the exons ATGATAAATATGCGACCATATGTGCCCTCAAATCGTATCGCTATACGCGATTCCATTGATGAAGACATAAGTGATGATGTCGACGATGAAGTATTCATTAAGgattcaaaaacatcaaag ATGAGCGAGGAGAAGGGCTTAAAGCGTCCTCTAATGGCACCTAGACGTAAAAACGGCAAATCTCATAATTCAGTGCCCATAATGAAAAAACATCGTCGCTGCTGTTGGCGCTGTTGTGAACCCTTTTGCTATGGCCTGGCTGCTTTGACCATTATTATAGCCTTGATTAGCTTAATAGCTTTAATTCTAACCATGGTTCCTGTCTccatgcaaaaaattaaattttggttacATCATCAAAAGATTTCACCCTCTTTTTCGATGGTTATAAACGATGATGGCCAGAAATCGTATGGCGATAGTATGGGTAGTGAATTTGTGCCTTGTACCCAGATCAGTGTACAGAAGCTATGGTCACGTACTTTTCCCCGCATGAACAGTGAAAGTCCAGTGCGTAAAGCTGATCTAAATGGTGATGATGTTACGGatataatttttggttttggCGTCGATGATAATATTCAGTATGAGGGTTATCCGTTGCCGAAATGTAAGAGTCCTATACAGGGTGATGAAGTTCCCTGCGAGGGTGGAGTTATAGCGGTGAATGGTGTTAATGGAGATTTATTGTGGCAGACATGGAGTGTGGCAAATGTGTTTTCGTTGTTGTGTACCGTGGACATAAATCAAGATGGTTATCCGGATTGTGTAGCGGCTGGACGATTGGGG ATGATTTTCGCTATAAATGGCCGAAATGGAAACAATATTTGGGAATTTCGCGAGGTAGAAGTAGAGACGAACTCTCCTATAGTTATGGATCTCTATACCATAAACATCGTACGCGATTTAGATGGTGATGAAATCTCTGAAATATTGGCGGTACATCTTGAAGAACGTGAGGAATCAAAAGCGGgtcatataaaagtaatatcGGGTAAAACTGGTAAAGTTATACGCACAATACCGACACCGTTTAAAGAAGAAGTGTTTGTACCAGTACAGATAATTACCAAAGAAGATGGCACTGAACTATTGCTAATTATAACTGGAGGTCAGAGTACTGCAGGTGGAGTCTATTCCATACGTCTGCTGTCTCTTATGAAATTTACCAGTGAAAAAGAGTTCACTCCACTATATCAACATAAACATTCCGGTTTAATGGTACCATCGGTATTAACCGATATAACAGGAGATCATGTGGCCGATATAGTAGTGTCTTCATTTAATTCTACAGTCATGGCTTTTGATGGTCGAAATTTCAGCATGTTGTGGAATTTTACATTCCCCTCAAGTGAAAGCGTTAGTGCTATAGTACCGGGTCATTTCAATCATGATAATGTTACAGATTTTATGGTAAAATATAATACCGGACCTGGGTTCCCAGTATATTATTATTCACAAACTACCATATTGGATGGTAGAAATGGTAAACCTCTACTGGATGCCATGATGACAGACTCGGGTGGTTCGAATAGTTTATTGGGTGGTGTTTCAATATCCCAGACTTTTGGTGGTGATTTCTTTTTACACTGGCAAATGCAGTGTAGAGATAAATATGACGCCAAGGATGCTTATGAATTTATACCGG ACAGCGATATTATATTGCAAGCTCGAGCCGATACTTGTCGTTTGAGATATAACACCTCCAGTGTGGTTAAATTATATGCTATAGCTCGTCATATTGAACCACCAGGAGCGGTATTATTTAGCACag ATGATTTAGAAGTCCACTTAAATCGCACCCAACATGTTAGTTTAGTCAGTACTCACAAAACACCCAAGTCTCCTTTGAAGCATccgaaattattgaaaaaacttttgGCTAATAAAGAGCTATTGGAAAAAGTTGTCGCTGCTGAGAAATTGGAAAGTTTGGAAAAGTCCAAGAATCAATTTAGACAAGAAACAGCTCGGAATCGTCTTTTACCCCCGGAATTGATACAAGAGGCTTTGGAGAAGAATGAGCCACCCGTGGTAGATACTTATGAAGCTTTGAAGCAGCTGAATTCACCTTATTATGGGAATGTGGGTTATGGTGGCAGTTCACCAGCATTGAGAGAATTT caaaaagaATACGATGTCATCGAACCCCAAAGAGTACCAGAAGACTACGAAAACGCCTATCCTGACAATGAGGTACCGCAAATAGTACCAGCCAATGAACACCCCATACGTTTGCGGACAAAATATCCCGGCAATCGGGATATACGCAGTGATGTACCCACCTTTGATGAAGATTCAAATTCCACTGCAAGTCTACCAACAGGAGGAGTGCCACAAAATAATCTCGAAAAAGATGAACCTTTAAGTTTATGGGATTTAGAGAGAGAAAAAGAAGAAAGAGATGCcatgaaaaagcaacaacaggAGCAACAAAACTATGATGTGCAGGAGCaagaacaacaactactacaaaaTGCCCAAATTGAAGATTTTATAGGTGGTGTTAATCCTGAAAAACGTAAGAAAAGAGATGATGTGGCAACAAGTAATGAAAATGATGACTGGTTTTTGGCTTCAATATCATCGACTGGAGTGCTAAtgaaatccttaaataacaccAGATCAAGTATAGattttgcatttgttttaaatataagagAATCCGAAGCCTATCCACCGTTATTCAAGCCTCAAGATTTAAACTGTGTGGAGGAGAAAATAAGCGCTTATAAAA GTTACACTATGGACAACCAAAGAGCTTTGCGTAAACAATTCCTAAAACAATGCCTTAATGAGCGTTTGGTCAATATTAATCCCGATTTGCCTAAATATGAATCACAACTGGTAATTACACGCTTAAGTATCACCTGTACTTGTCGTTTCCTACAACCCGGAGAGGTTTGCTCCGAATTGGATGATATCCAACAACAAAAATGGACTGAATTTATGGGTAATGATGGTAAtggtttctatagaaattaa
- the LOC111676536 gene encoding nuclear pore complex protein Nup58: protein MSGFSFGAAATSTPAQPQATSGFSFGAPKTTAATTGFGASTTGFGATAQTTGFGATAAAPAFGATATSAAPAFGATATSAAPAFGGGTSFSFGTPASTAPAAAGTTSFGFGAQQPAASSAAAPTLNFAAPTATSTASTGALPSLGLGGGLGGGLGGNFSFMKPAATTSASINFGTTTTTTLGGQPTAGGLFAKPLTTTTAAPATAPAPFVGLGGLDVSASKPKAGDSKQDIKVKETQVPEEIAKTVDALKTHIKTQKTLSSDIGRTSTSKLTNVSGEIMNLQWALQEISNSVEANYNHIKLLRKETSKTIQSVEMAQRTQDTPVGLQFENNAPFQFFQYLVAKYEQDLINFRQQIALTERHMHSLTNPQNVSPDDLKRGFRQINESFISLAGRLHEIHQKVEAQKDQYLNLRKYRLRDNTNVFAQLDNPEAKVDTTRITAGPTPFSNITAISNFGKSFSNSSASKGQTTQTGK from the coding sequence ATGTCTGGATTTTCTTTTGGAGCTGCTGCAACAAGTACACCCGCCCAGCCACAAGCAACTAGTGGATTTTCATTTGGAGCGCCTAAAACGACAGCAGCGACTACTGGTTTCGGAGCCAGTACAACAGGATTTGGAGCCACCGCACAAACAACCGGATTTGGTGCTACAGCAGCAGCACCAGCTTTCGGTGCTACCGCCACTTCAGCAGCACCCGCTTTCGGAGCCACCGCTACTTCAGCAGCACCAGCATTTGGCGGAGGCACCTCTTTTAGTTTTGGCACACCAGCTTCAACAGCACCAGCTGCCGCGGGAACCACAAGTTTTGGTTTTGGTGCACAACAGCCGGCAGCCAGTAGTGCAGCTGCTCCTACACTGAATTTCGCCGCAccaacagcaacatcaacagCCTCTACCGGTGCATTACCCTCTCTGGGATTAGGAGGTGGTTTGGGAGGAGGTTTAGGTGgcaatttttcatttatgaaACCAGCAGCCACAACTTCAGCTAGCATCAATTTTGGTACTACCACCACAACTACCTTGGGTGGACAACCCACCGCTGGAGGATTATTTGCTAAACCCTTAACCACAACCACTGCTGCTCCTGCCACTGCTCCCGCTCCTTTTGTGGGTTTGGGTGGTTTAGATGTAAGTGCTAGCAAACCTAAAGCGGGTGACAGCAAACAGGatattaaagtaaaagaaaCACAAGTGCCAGAAGAAATCGCCAAAACTGTAGATGCCCTCAAAACGCATATAAAAACTCAAAAGACCTTATCTTCGGATATAGGACGTACTTCCACGTCTAAGCTTACCAATGTCTCAGGTGAAATTATGAATTTACAATGGGCCTTACAAGAAATATCCAATTCGGTGGAGGCCAACTATAATCACATCAAATTGCTGCGTAAAGAAACCTCTAAAACTATACAATCGGTGGAAATGGCCCAACGCACCCAAGACACACCAGTGGGTCTACAATTCGAAAACAATGCACCCTTTCAATTCTTTCAGTATTTGGTGGCCAAATATGAACAGGATCTTATAAATTTCCGTCAACAAATTGCACTAACCGAACGTCATATGCATTCATTAACCAATCCTCAGAATGTATCACCCGATGATCTTAAACGTGGTTTTCGTCAAATCAATGAAAGTTTTATATCTTTAGCTGGACGTTTACATGAAATTCATCAAAAAGTCGAAGCGCAAAAAGATCAATATCTTAATTTGCGTAAATATCGTTTGCGCGACAATACAAATGTTTTTGCTCAACTAGACAATCCAGAGGCAAAAGTCGATACCACACGTATAACAGCGGGACCTACACCATTTTCTAATATTACTGCTATAAGTAATTTTGGTAAATCTTTTTCGAATTCTTCAGCTTCGAAAGGACAAACAACACAAACTGGGAAGTGA
- the LOC111676533 gene encoding developmentally-regulated GTP-binding protein 2 — protein MGILEKIAEIEREIARTQKNKATEYHLGLLKAKLAKYRSQLLEPSKKGEKGEGFDVLKSGDARVALIGFPSVGKSTLLSTLTKTESEAANYEFTTLTCIPGVIEYKGANIQLLDLPGIIEGAAQGKGRGRQVIAVARTADLVVMMLDATKPNVHRDLLERELESVGIRLNKRKPNIYFKQKKGGGLSFNATCALTMCNEKMVQTVLHSFKIFNAEVLFREDCTVDEFIDVVTANRVYLPCLYVYNKIDQISIEEVDRLARQPNSIVVSCNMKLNLDYLLEALWEALQLIRVYTKKPGAPPDFDDGLILRKGVSVEHVCHAIHRTLAAQFKYALVWGTSTKYSPQRVGISHIMADEDVIQVVKK, from the exons ATGGGTATATTAGAGAAAATTGCTGAAATCGAAAGAGAAATCGCCAGAACACAAAAGAATAAAG CCACCGAATACCATTTGGGTTTATTGAAGGCTAAATTAGCGAAATATCGTTCGCAATTGTTGGAGCCCTCGAAGAAGGGCGAAAAAGGTGAAGGTTTTGATGTGTTAAAAAGTGGCGATGCCAGAGTGGCTTTGATCGGTTTCCCCTCGGTAGGTAAGTCTACACTATTGTCGACGCTGACAAAAACTGAATCGGAAGCAGCCAATTATGAGTTCACTACGTTGACCTGTATTCCGGGTGTTATTGAGTATAAGGGTGCGAATATACAATTGTTGGATTTGCCGGGTATCATTGAAGGTGCTGCACAG GGTAAAGGTCGTGGTCGTCAAGTTATTGCTGTCGCCCGTACTGCCGATTTAGTTGTCATGATGTTGGACGCCACCAAACCCAATGTACATCGTGATCTATTAGAAAGAGAATTGGAATCGGTGGGCATACGTTTAAATAAACGTAAACCAAATATAtactttaaacaaaagaaaggTGGCGGTTTAAGTTTTAATGCCACATGTGCTCTAACCATGTGTAATGAGAAAATGGTACAAACTGTTTTGCACtcctttaaaatattcaatgcTGAAGTTTTGTTCCGTGAAGACTGTACCGTCGATGAATTCATTGATGTTGTTACAGCGAATCGTGTTTATTTGCCTTGTCTTTATGTATATAACAAAATTGATCAAATCTCTATTGAAGAAGTGGATCGTTTGGCAAGACAGCCCAATTCTATAGTGGTTAGttgtaatatgaaattaaatttggaTTATTTACTAGAGGCATTGTGGGAAGCTTTGCAACTGATTAGAGTGTATACAAAAAAACCAGGTGCACCACCAGATTTTGATGATGGTTTGATTTTAAGAAAg GGCGTTTCTGTGGAGCATGTTTGTCATGCTATTCATCGCACTTTAGCCGCTCAATTTAAGTATGCCTTAGTCTGGGGTACTTCCACTAAGTACTCACCTCAACGTGTGGGCATTAGCCATATAATGGCCGATGAAGATGTTATACAAGTTGTTAAAAAATGA
- the LOC111676540 gene encoding glycine receptor subunit alpha-4, giving the protein MNAQIFLFTLLSITLEHFAQAEFQHSLEITDILPEDIKRYDKMRPPKKEGQPTIVYFHVTVMGLDSIDENSMTYVADIFFAQTWKDHRLRLPENMTQEYRLLEVDWLKRLWRPDSFFKNAKSVTFQTMTIPNHYMWLYKDKTILYMVKLTLKLSCIMNFAIYPHDTQECKLQMESLSHTTDDMIFQWDPTTPLVVDENIELPQVALIHNETADCTQVYSTGNFTCLEVVFTLKRRLVYYVFNTYIPTCMIVIMSWVSFWIKPEAAPARVTLGVTSLLTLSTQHAKSQSSLPPVSYLKAVDAFMSVCTVFVFMALMEYCLINIVLSDTPIPKPIAYPPKPKPEEAKKEEAKPEPPPPPAHPPLTDEKIEKIFDEMTKNKRSHLGHGHSHSHSHTHTTRRVMRPPIDADGPWIPRQESRIILTPTIAPPPTPAPKPVEPEPPKPKLTPQQERLKRAIYIDRTSRVAFPALFASLNAIYWIVFYEYL; this is encoded by the exons ATGAACGCTCAAATATTCCTGTTTACACTACTCTCAATAACTCTAGAACACTTTGCACAAGCAGAATTTCA ACATAGTTTAGAAATCACAGATATTTTGCCAGAAGACATAAAACGTTACGATAAAATGAGACCGCCCAAAAAAGAGGGACAACCAACGATAGTTTATTTTCATGTCACCGTCATGGGTTTAGATTCCATTGATGAAAACTCCATGACCTATGTAGCGGATATATTTTTTGCGCAGACCTGGAAGGATCATCGTTTAAGACTGCCCGAAAATATGACACAAGAATATCGTTTATTAGAGGTGGATTGGCTAAAACGTTTATGGCGTCCAgattcatttttcaaaaatgccAAATCGGTAACATTTCAAACGATGACCATACCGAATCATTATATGTGGCTGTATAAAGATAAAACTATATTGTACATGGTGAAATTGACCCTAAAGCTGTCGTGTATTATGAATTTTGCCATTTATCCGCATGATACACAGGAGTGTAAACTACAAATGGAAAGTT TGTCCCACACCACGGATGACATGATATTTCAATGGGATCCCACCACACCTTTAGTGGTAGATGAAAACATCGAATTGCCTCAGGTGGCGCTGATACATAATGAAACGGCCGATTGTACTCAAGTCTATTCGACTGGTAACTTTACCTGCCTGGAAGTGGTGTTCACTTTAAAAAGACGTCTGGTTTATTATGTTTTCAATACCTATATACCCACTTGTATGATTGTTATAATGTCTTGGGTATCATTTTGGATTAAACCAGAGGCTGCTCCTGCCCGGGTTACTTTGGGTGTCACTTCTCTGCTAACTTTATCAACGCAACATGCGAAATCTCAATCATCACTACCGCCTGTATCGTATTTAAAAGCAGTAGATGCTTTCATGTCCGTGTGTACGGTTTTCGTGTTTATGGCTCTTATGGAGTATTGTCTAATCAACATCGTCTTAAGTGATACACCCATACCAAAACCTATAGCTTATCCTCCTAAACCCAAACCGGAAGAAGCTAAAAAGGAGGAGGCGAAACCAGAGCCGCCACCACCACCAGCTCATCCACCGCTAACCGAtgaaaaaatagagaaaatctttgatgaaatgacaaaaaataaaagg tcTCATTTAGGCCATGGCCATAGTCATAGCCACTCTCATACCCACACCACACGTCGTGTTATGCGTCCACCAATCGATGCCGATGGTCCTTGGATACCTCGTCAAGAATCTCGCATTATTTTAACACCCACAATAGCACCGCCACCAACACCAGCACCCAAACCCGTTGAACCCGAACCACCCAAACCAAAATTAACACCTCAACAGGAACGTTTAAAACGTGCCATCTATATAGATCGTACTTCTCGTGTAGCATTTCCCGCTTTATTTGCCTCTCTAAATGCCATCTATTGGATTGTATTTTATGAATATCTTTAA